In Hemicordylus capensis ecotype Gifberg chromosome 3, rHemCap1.1.pri, whole genome shotgun sequence, one DNA window encodes the following:
- the LOC128349998 gene encoding myelin protein zero-like protein 1, protein MKRFLLRGSYSEKRTWLILSSQQACEVSAVEVSTPIELFVYNGTVAKLPCTFKSAEKASALASATWSFRPPGSTAHPAVFFYYYAEKAYRGKDSQFKDRVTWVGNFSKKDASIKVANMIPEDNGTYICDVKNPPDIVVEPGQIEVKVLEKKIIIPRVNYTNITTSGKMAYSRATHTLFWSLTLKFCCALASFPNYLF, encoded by the exons ATGAAg agGTTCCTGCTCAGAGGTTCCTACTCAGAGAAACGTACATGGTTgattttatcctcccaacaagcctgtgag GTTTCAGCTGTGGAAGTGTCCACGCCAATAGAACTCTTTGTGTATAATGGGACAGTTGCAAAGCTTCCATGTACATTTAAATCGGCAGAGAAAGCCAGTGCTTTAGCATCTGCTACTTGGAGCTTTCGACCACCTGGATCAACTGCTCATCCTGCAGTG TTTTTCTATTATTACGCTGAGAAGGCATATCGTGGGAAGGATTCACAATTTAAGGACAGAGTCACCTGGGTTGGAAACTTTAGTAAGAAAGATGCATCCATCAAGGTAGCAAACATGATTCCTGAAGACAATGGCACTTACATCTGTGATGTTAAGAATCCTCCAGATATCGTTGTTGAGCCAGGACAAATCGAAGTTAAAGTTTTGGAGAAGAAAATAATAATCCCTAGAGTAAACTATACAAACATTACAACCTCTGGAAAGATGGCATATAGTAGAGCCACTCATACTTTATTCTGGTCACTCACACTTAAGTTCTGCTGTGCTTTAGCCTCTTTCCCAAACTATTTATTCTGA